In Canis lupus familiaris isolate Mischka breed German Shepherd chromosome 9, alternate assembly UU_Cfam_GSD_1.0, whole genome shotgun sequence, a single window of DNA contains:
- the MED1 gene encoding mediator of RNA polymerase II transcription subunit 1 — translation MKAQGETEESEKLSKMSSLLERLHAKFNQNRPWSETIKLVRQVMEKRVVMSSGGHQHLVSCLETLQKALKVTSLPAMTDRLESIARQNGLGSHLSASGTECYITSDMFYVEVQLDPAGQLCDVKVAHHGENPVSCPELVQQLREKNFDEFSKHLKGLVNLYNLPGDNKLKTKMYLALQSLEQDLSKMAVMYWKATNAGPLDKILHGSVGYLTPRSGGHLMNLKYYASPSDLLDDKTTSPIILHENNVPRSLGMNASVTIEGTSAMYKLPIAPLIMGSHPVDNKWTPSFSSITSANSVDLPACFFLKFPQPIPVSRAFVQKLQNCTGIPLFETQPTYVPLYELITQFELSKDPDPIPLNHNMRFYAALPGQQHCYFLNKDAPLPDGRSLQGTLVSKITFQHPGRVPLILNLIRHQVAYNTLIGSCVKRTILKEDSPGLLQFEVCPLSESRFSVSFQHPVNDSLVCVVMDVQDSTHVSCKLYKGLSDALICTDDFIAKVVQRCMSIPVTMRAIRRKAETIQADTPALSLIAETVEDMVKKNLPPASSPGYGMTTGNNPMSGTTTPTNTFPGGPITTLFNMSMSIKDRHESVGHGEDFSKVSQNPILTSLLQITGNGGSTIGSSPTPPHHTPPPVSSMAGNTKNHPMLMNLLKDNPAQDFSTLYGSSPLERQNSSSGSPRMEICPGSNKTKKKKSSRLPPDKPKHQTEDDFQRELFSMDVDSQNPIFDVNMTADTLDTPHITPAPSQCSTPPTTYPQPVPHPQPSIQRMVRLSSSDSIGPDVTDILSDIAEEASKLPSTNDDCPPIGTPVRDSSSSGHSQSALFDPDVFQTNNNENPYTDPADLIADAAGSPSSDSPTNHFFPDGVDFNPDLLNSQSQSGFGEEYFDESSQSGDNDDFKGFASQALNTLGVPMLGGDNGETKFKGNSQADTVDFSIIAVAGKALGPADLMEHHSGSQSPLLTTGDLGKEKTQKRVKEGNGTSNSSLSGPGLDSKPGKRSRTPSNDGKSKDKPPKRKKADTEGKSPSHSSSNRPFTPPTSTGGSKSPGSSGRSQTPPGVATPPIPKITIQIPKGTVMVGKPSSHSQYTSSGSVSSSGSKSHHSHSSSSSSSSSASNSGKMKSSKSEGSSSSKLSSSVYSSQGSSGSSQSKNSSQSGGKPGSSPITKHGLSSGSGSTKMKPQGKPSSLMNPSLSKPNISPSHSRPPGGSDKLASPMKPVPGTPPSSKAKSPISSGSGGSHMSGSSSSTGMKSSSGLGSSGSLSQKTPPSSNSCTASSSSFSSSGSSMSSSQNQHGSSKGKSPSRNKKPSLTAVIDKLKHGVVTSGPGGEDPMDGQMGVSTNSSSHPMSSKHNMSGGEFQGKREKSDKEKSKVSTSGGSVDSSKKTSESKNVGSTGVAKIIISKHDGGSPSIKAKVTLQKPGESSGEGLRPQMASSKNYGSPLISGSTPKHERGSPSHSKSPAYTPQNLDSESESGSSIAEKSYQNSPSSDDGIRPLPEYSTEKHKKHKKEKKKVKDKDRDRDRDKDRDKKKSHSIKPESWSKSPISSDQSLSMTSNTILSTDRPSRLSPDFMIGEEDDDLMDVALIGN, via the exons TAACATCTTTACCAGCAATGACTGACCGCTTGGAGTCTATAGCAAGACAGAATGG ACTGGGCTCTCATCTCAGTGCCAGTGGCACTGAATGTTACATCACGTCAGATATGTTCTATGTGGAAGTGCAGTTAGATCCTGCAGGACAGCTTTGTGATGTAAAAGTGGCTCACCATGGGGAGAATCCTGTG AGCTGTCCAGAACTTGTACAGCAGCTAAG ggaaaaaaattttgatgaattttctaAGCACCTTAAGGGTCTTGTTAATCTTTATAACCTTCCAGGGGACAA CAAACTGAAGACTAAAATGTACTTGGCTCTCCAATCCTTAGAACAGGATCTATCTAAAATGGCAGTTATGTATTG GAAAGCAACCAATGCTGGTCCCTTGGATAAGATTCTTCATGGAAGTGTTGGCTATCTTACTCCAAGAAGTGGGG GTCATTTAATGAACTTGAAGTACTATGCCTCTCCTTCTGACCTGCTGGATGATAAGACTACATCTCCCATCATTTTGCATGAGAATAATG ttcCTCGATCATTGGGCATGAACGCATCAGTGACAATTGAAGGAACATCTGCTATGTATAAACTCCCAATTGCACCATTAATTATGGGGTCACATCCAGTTGACAACAAATG gaccccctccttctcctcaatCACCAGTGCCAACAGTGTTGATCTTCCTGCCTGTTTCTTCTTGAAATTTCCCCAACCAATCCCAGTATCTAGAGCATTTGTTCAGAAACTTCAGAACTGCACAG GAATTCCATTGTTTGAAACTCAACCAACTTATGTACCCCTCTATGAACTGATCACTCAGTTTGAGCTGTCAAAGGACCCTGACCCCATACCTTTGAATCACAACATGAGATTTTATGCT GCTCTTCCAGGTCAGCAGCACTGCTATTTCCTCAACAAGGATGCTCCTCTTCCAGATGGCCGAAGTCTACAGGGAACCCTAGTTAGCAAAATCACCTTTCAGCACCCTGGCCGAGTTCCTCTTATCCTAAATCTGATCAGACATCAAGTGGCCTATAACACCCTAATAGGAAGTTGTGTCAAAAGAACTATTCTGAAAGAAG aTTCTCCTGGGCTCCTCCAATTTGAAGTGTGTCCTCTCTCAGAGTCCCGTTTTAGCGTATCTTTTCAGCACCCTGTGAATGACTCCCTGGTGTGTG TGGTAATGGATGTGCAGGACTCAACACATGTGAGCTGTAAACTGTACAAGGGGCTGTCAGATGCACTCATCTGCACAGATGACTTCATTGCCAAAGTTGTTCAAAG ATGTATGTCCATCCCTGTGACGATGAGGGCTATTCGGAGGAAAGCTGAAACCATTCAGGCCGACACCCCAGCACTGTCCCTCATTGCAGAGACAGTTGAAGACATGGTGAAAAAGAACCTGCCCCCGGCTAGCAGCCCAGGGTATGGCATGACCACAGGCAACAACCCAATGAGTGGTACCACTACACCAACCAACACCTTTCCGGGGGGTCCCATTACCACCTTGTTTAATATGAGCATGAGCATCAAAGATCGGCATGAGTCGGTGGGCCATGGGGAGGACTTCAGCAAGGTGTCTCAGAACCCAATTCTTACCAGTTTGTTGCAAATCACAGGGAACGGGGGGTCTACCATTGGCTCGAGTCCGACCCCTCCTCATCACACGCCGCCACCTGTCTCTTCGATGGCCGGCAACACCAAGAACCACCCGATGCTCATGAACCTTCTTAAAGATAACCCTGCCCAGGATTTCTCAACCCTTTATGGAAGCAGCCCTTTAGAAAGGCAGAACTCTTCTTCCGGCTCACCCCGGATGGAAATATGCCCGGGAAGCAAcaagacaaagaagaagaagtcaTCAAGATTACCACCTGACAAACCCAAGCACCAGACTGAAGATGACTTTCAGAGGGAGCTATTTTCAATGGATGTTGACTCACAGAACCCTATCTTTGATGTCAACATGACAGCAGACACGCTGGATACGCCACACATCACTCCAGCTCCAAGCCAGTGTAGTACTCCCCCAACAACTTACCCGCAACCAGTACCTCACCCCCAACCCAGTATTCAAAGGATGGTCCGACTATCCAGTTCAGACAGCATTGGCCCAGATGTAACTGATATCCTTTCAGACATTGCAGAAGAAGCCTCTAAGCTTCCCAGCACTAATGACGATTGTCCACCCATTGGCACCCCTGTTCGAGATTCTTCAAGCTCTGGGCATTCTCAGAGTGCTCTCTTTGACCCTGATGTCTTTCAAaccaataataatgaaaatcCATACACAGATCCAGCTGACCTAATTGCAGATGCTGCTGGTAGCCCTAGTAGTGACTCTCctacaaatcatttttttcctgatggaGTAGATTTTAATCCTGATTTGTTGAACAGCCAGAGCCAAAGTGGTTTTGGAGAAGAATATTTTGATGAAAGCAGCCAAAGCGGAGATAATGATGATTTCAAAGGATTTGCATCTCAGGCACTAAATACTTTGGGGGTGCCAATGCTTGGAGGTGATAATGGGGAGACTAAGTTTAAAGGCAATAGCCAAGCTGACACAGTTGATTTCAGTATTATAGCAGTGGCTGGTAAGGCTTTAGGTCCTGCAGATCTTATGGAGCATCACAGTGGTAGCCAGAGTCCTTTATTGACTACTGGGGACTTAgggaaagaaaagactcaaaaacGAGTAAAGGAAGGCAATGGCACCAGTAACAGTAGTCTGTCAGGGCCAGGATTAGATAGCAAACCAGGGAAGCGTAGTCGGACCCCTTCTAATGATGGCAAAAGCAAAGATAAGCCTCCAAAGCGgaagaaggcagacactgaaggAAAGTCTCCATCTCACAGTTCTTCTAACCGACCTTTCACTCCACCTACCAGTACGGGTGGATCCAAATCACCAGGCAGTTCAGGAAGATCACAGACTCCCCCAGGTGTTGCCACACCACCTATTCCCAAAATCACTATTCAGATTCCTAAAGGTACCGTGATGGTGGGCAAGCCCTCATCCCACAGTCAGTATACCAGCAGTGGTTCTGTGTCTTCCTCAGGCAGTAAAAGCCACCATAGccattcttcctcctcttcttcctcctcttctgcttcCAACTCAGGCAAGATGAAAAGCAGTAAATCAGAAGGTTCATCAAGTTCCAAGTTAAGTAGCAGTGTATATTCTAGCCAAGGGTCTTCTGGATCTAGTCAGTCCAAAAATTCATCCCAGTCTGGGGGGAAGCCAGGCTCCTCTCCCATTACCAAGCATGGACTGAGCAGTGGCTCCGGCAGCACCAAGATGAAACCTCAAGGGAAGCCATCATCACTTATGAATCCTTCTTTAAGTAAACCAAACATATCCCCTTCTCATTCAAGGCCACCTGGAGGCTCTGATAAGCTTGCCTCTCCAATGAAGCCTGTTCCTGGGACTCCCCCATCTTCTAAAGCCAAGTCCCCCATCAGTTCAGGTTCTGGTGGTTCTCATATGTCTGGAAGTAGTTCAAGCACTGGCATGAAGTCATCTTCAGGGTTAGGATCTTCAGGCTCATTGTCTCAGAAAACTCCCCCATCATCTAATTCTTGTACagcatcttcctcttccttttcctcaagTGGCTCTTCCATGTCATCCTCTCAGAACCAGCACGGGAGTTCCAAAGGGAAATCCCCCAGCAGAAATAAGAAGCCGTCCTTAACAGCCGTCATAGATAAACTGAAGCATGGGGTTGTCACCAGTGGCCCTGGAGGTGAAGACCCGATGGATGGCCAGATGGGAGTGAGCACAAATTCTTCTAGCCATCCTATGTCCTCCAAACATAACATGTCAGGAGGAGAGTTCCAGGGTAAGCGTGAGaaaagtgataaagaaaaatccaaggTTTCCACCTCGGGGGGTTCAGTGGATTCGTCTAAGAAGACCTCAGAGTCAAAAAATGTGGGGAGCACAGGTGTGGCAAAAATTATCATCAGCAAGCATGATGGGGGTTCCCCCAGCATTAAAGCCAAAGTGACTTTGCAGAAACCTGGGGAAAGTAGTGGAGAAGGGCTCAGACCTCAGATGGCCTCTTCCAAAAACTATGGCTCTCCACTCATCAGTGGTTCCACTCCAAAGCATGAGCGTGGCTCTCCTAGCCATAGTAAGTCACCAGCATATACCCCCCAGAATCTGGACAGTGAAAGTGAGTCAGGCTCCTCCATAGCAGAGAAATCTTATCAGAACAGTCCGAGCTCAGATGATGGTATCCGACCTCTTCCAGAATATAGCACAGAAAAGCATAAgaagcacaaaaaagaaaagaagaaagtaaaagacaaagaTAGAGACCGGGACCGGGACAAAGACCGGGACAAGAAAAAATCTCATAGCATCAAGCCAGAGAGTTGGTCTAAATCACCCATCTCTTCAGACCAGTCCTTGTCTATGACAAGCAACACAATTTTATCTACAGACAGGCCCTCAAGGCTCAGCCCTGACTTTATGATTGGGGAGGAAGATGATGATCTTATGGATGTGGCCCTGATTGGCAATTAG